The proteins below are encoded in one region of Micromonospora yangpuensis:
- a CDS encoding fumarylacetoacetate hydrolase family protein produces the protein MRIARFAHAKGMSFGAVEGEPEAGPEGLTVAEIEGHPFGKLTFSGARWALSDVRLLSPILPSKVVCVGRNYAEHAAELGNEVPKEPLLFLKPSTSVIGPRDAIRLPVFTRQVEHEAELAVVIGAPGARRADRAAAERAIFGYTCANDVTARDLQRSDGQWTRAKGFDSFCPIGPWISTGLDVRDLEVRCEVGRDPEEMEVRQLGRTRDMVFDVPALVSYISHVMTLLPGDVVLTGTPAGVSPLTDGDTVTVRIEGIGELTNPVVPV, from the coding sequence TGCGTATCGCTCGTTTTGCTCATGCCAAGGGAATGTCGTTCGGTGCCGTCGAGGGCGAGCCGGAGGCCGGCCCGGAGGGCCTGACCGTCGCCGAGATCGAGGGCCACCCGTTCGGGAAGCTGACGTTCAGCGGGGCGCGTTGGGCCCTGTCGGACGTCCGGCTGCTCTCGCCGATCCTGCCCAGCAAGGTGGTGTGTGTCGGTCGCAACTACGCCGAACACGCCGCCGAGCTGGGCAACGAGGTGCCGAAGGAACCGTTGCTGTTCCTCAAGCCGTCCACGTCGGTGATCGGTCCCCGGGACGCCATCCGACTGCCGGTCTTCACCAGGCAGGTCGAACACGAGGCGGAGTTGGCGGTGGTGATCGGCGCGCCGGGGGCCCGCCGGGCCGACCGGGCCGCCGCCGAGCGGGCCATCTTCGGCTACACCTGCGCCAATGACGTGACCGCGCGGGATCTGCAGCGCTCCGACGGCCAGTGGACCCGGGCCAAGGGCTTCGACTCGTTCTGCCCGATCGGGCCGTGGATCAGCACCGGACTGGACGTGCGGGACCTCGAGGTCCGCTGCGAGGTGGGTCGTGATCCGGAGGAGATGGAGGTACGCCAGCTCGGTCGTACCCGGGACATGGTCTTCGACGTGCCGGCCCTGGTGTCCTACATCTCCCACGTGATGACCCTGCTGCCGGGGGACGTGGTGCTGACCGGCACGCCGGCGGGGGTTAGTCCGCTCACGGACGGGGATACGGTCACCGTGCGCATCGAGGGCATCGGAGAGCTGACCAACCCGGTGGTCCCGGTGTGA
- a CDS encoding IclR family transcriptional regulator, which translates to MSGVGVLDKAVVILAACVDGASLAELVERTKLPRATAHRLAQALEIHRMLVRDTQGRWRPGPRLGELANAAPDVLLTAAEPLLAALRDATGESAQLYLRRADERICVAAAERASGLRDTVPVGSVLPMTAGSAAQILLAWEPPEAVMPLLPRSKFTGRTLAEVRRRGWAQSIAEREPGVASVSAPIRDRTGRVIASVSISGPIERLGRRPGERHAMAVVRAGQRLSGL; encoded by the coding sequence ATGAGCGGTGTCGGCGTTCTCGACAAGGCGGTGGTCATCCTGGCCGCCTGTGTCGACGGCGCCAGCCTGGCCGAACTCGTTGAACGCACCAAGCTGCCCCGGGCCACCGCGCACCGGTTGGCACAGGCGCTGGAGATCCACCGGATGCTCGTCCGGGACACCCAGGGGCGGTGGCGCCCCGGCCCCCGACTCGGCGAACTGGCCAACGCCGCCCCCGACGTCCTGCTCACCGCGGCGGAGCCACTGCTGGCCGCGCTGCGGGACGCCACGGGCGAGAGCGCCCAACTCTACCTACGCCGGGCCGACGAACGGATCTGTGTGGCCGCCGCGGAGCGGGCCAGCGGGCTGCGCGACACCGTCCCGGTCGGCTCGGTGCTGCCGATGACCGCCGGCTCGGCGGCGCAGATCCTGCTCGCCTGGGAACCGCCCGAGGCGGTGATGCCGCTGCTGCCCCGGTCGAAGTTCACCGGCCGCACCCTGGCCGAGGTACGCCGCCGGGGCTGGGCCCAGAGCATCGCCGAACGCGAGCCCGGGGTGGCGAGCGTCTCAGCCCCGATCCGGGACCGCACCGGCCGGGTGATCGCCTCGGTCAGCATCTCCGGCCCGATCGAACGCCTCGGCCGCCGCCCCGGTGAACGCCACGCCATGGCCGTGGTCCGGGCCGGCCAACGCCTCTCCGGGCTCTGA
- the leuC gene encoding 3-isopropylmalate dehydratase large subunit produces MVGDTRPRTLAEKVWDAHVVRSAEGEPDLLYIDLHLLHEVTSPQAFDGLRMAGRRVRRTDLTLATEDHNTPTGYDDPAFRSRRGDLLTIADPTSRTQIETLRRNCAEFGVKIHPLGDENQGIVHVIGPQLGLTQPGMTIVCGDSHTATHGAFGALAFGIGTSEVEHVLATQTLPQARPKTMAVNVVGQLGPGVTAKDLVLALITQVGTGGGRGHIVEYRGEAIRALSMEGRMTIANMSIEWGAKAGMIAPDETTFRYLEGRPNAPQGADWDAALAYWRTLPTDDGAAFDAEVTLDAGRITPFVTWGTNPGQGAPLGSTVPAPEAFDNAAEQAAARRALEYMDLTPGTPLRDLAVDVVFVGSCTNGRLEDLRAAADVLRGHRVADGVRMLVVPGSAVVRLAAEAEGLDKVFTDAGAEWRFAGCSMCLGMNPDTLKPGERSASTSNRNFEGRQGRGGRTHLVSPPVAAATAVVGRLAAPADL; encoded by the coding sequence ATGGTGGGAGACACTCGACCGAGGACCCTGGCCGAGAAGGTCTGGGATGCACACGTCGTCCGGTCCGCCGAGGGCGAGCCGGACCTGCTCTACATCGACCTGCACCTGCTCCACGAGGTGACCAGCCCGCAGGCCTTCGACGGGCTGCGGATGGCCGGCCGCCGGGTCCGCCGGACCGACCTCACCCTCGCCACCGAGGACCACAACACCCCGACCGGGTACGACGACCCGGCGTTCCGGTCCCGTCGCGGCGACCTGCTCACGATCGCGGACCCCACCTCCCGCACCCAGATCGAGACGCTGCGCCGCAACTGTGCCGAGTTCGGTGTGAAGATCCACCCGCTGGGCGACGAGAACCAGGGCATCGTGCACGTCATCGGCCCGCAGCTGGGCCTCACCCAGCCGGGCATGACGATCGTCTGTGGCGACTCGCACACCGCCACCCACGGCGCGTTCGGCGCGCTGGCCTTCGGCATCGGCACCAGCGAGGTGGAGCACGTGCTGGCCACCCAGACCCTGCCGCAGGCCCGGCCGAAGACGATGGCGGTCAACGTCGTCGGGCAGCTCGGCCCCGGCGTCACCGCCAAGGACCTGGTGCTGGCGCTGATCACGCAGGTGGGCACCGGCGGCGGTCGCGGCCACATCGTGGAGTACCGGGGTGAGGCGATCCGGGCGCTCTCCATGGAGGGCCGGATGACCATCGCCAACATGTCCATCGAGTGGGGCGCCAAGGCCGGCATGATCGCGCCGGACGAGACCACCTTCCGGTACCTGGAGGGGCGGCCGAACGCGCCGCAGGGGGCCGACTGGGACGCGGCGCTGGCGTACTGGCGGACCCTGCCCACCGACGACGGCGCGGCCTTCGACGCGGAGGTGACCCTGGACGCGGGCCGGATCACCCCGTTCGTCACCTGGGGCACCAACCCGGGGCAGGGCGCGCCGCTGGGCAGCACCGTGCCGGCACCCGAGGCGTTCGACAACGCCGCCGAGCAGGCCGCCGCCCGCCGCGCGTTGGAGTACATGGACCTCACCCCCGGCACCCCGCTGCGGGACCTCGCCGTGGACGTCGTCTTCGTCGGCTCCTGCACCAACGGCCGGCTGGAGGACCTGCGCGCCGCCGCCGACGTGCTGCGCGGCCACCGGGTCGCCGACGGGGTACGCATGCTCGTCGTACCCGGTTCCGCCGTGGTCCGCCTGGCGGCCGAGGCGGAGGGGCTGGACAAGGTCTTCACCGACGCCGGTGCCGAGTGGCGCTTCGCCGGCTGTTCGATGTGCCTGGGGATGAACCCCGACACGCTGAAGCCGGGCGAGCGTTCCGCCTCGACCTCCAACCGAAACTTCGAGGGCCGCCAGGGCCGGGGCGGTCGTACCCACCTGGTGTCGCCGCCGGTGGCCGCCGCCACCGCCGTGGTGGGCCGGCTGGCCGCCCCCGCCGACCTGTAG
- the leuD gene encoding 3-isopropylmalate dehydratase small subunit yields MERFTTHTGTAVPLRRSNVDTDQIIPAVYLKRVTRTGFADGLFNAWREDPAFVLNDSAYSGASILVTGPEFGTGSSREHAVWALRDWGFRAVVSPRFGDIFRGNALKEGLLPVELELTAIEQIWALVEADPTAELTVDLAAREVRVADASWSFPLDDFSRWRLMEGLDDIGLTLRHEAAIGEFEGTRPAFLPAVA; encoded by the coding sequence ATGGAGAGGTTCACCACCCACACCGGCACCGCCGTGCCGCTGCGGCGCTCCAACGTGGATACCGATCAGATCATCCCCGCGGTGTACCTCAAGCGGGTGACCCGAACGGGCTTCGCGGACGGTCTGTTCAACGCGTGGCGGGAGGACCCGGCATTCGTGCTGAACGATTCGGCGTATTCCGGTGCGTCGATTCTGGTCACCGGTCCCGAGTTCGGCACCGGATCCTCTCGCGAACACGCCGTGTGGGCGTTGCGCGACTGGGGGTTCCGGGCGGTCGTCTCACCCCGCTTCGGCGACATCTTCCGGGGCAACGCCCTCAAGGAGGGACTGCTCCCGGTCGAGCTGGAATTGACCGCGATCGAGCAGATCTGGGCCCTGGTCGAGGCCGACCCGACCGCCGAGCTGACCGTCGACCTGGCCGCCCGTGAGGTCCGGGTCGCCGACGCCAGCTGGTCGTTCCCGCTTGACGACTTCAGCCGTTGGCGGCTGATGGAGGGCTTGGATGACATTGGACTCACCCTCCGCCACGAGGCGGCGATCGGTGAGTTCGAGGGCACTCGGCCGGCGTTCCTGCCCGCCGTGGCATAG
- a CDS encoding HU family DNA-binding protein has product MNKAELIEALAARLGDRKTATAALDAVLAEVQAAVTKGEKVAITGFGAFEKRVRGPRTARNPRTGEAVKVKKTSVPTFRPGAGFKEMVASGKAPKATAAAKKTTTAAKATAAKATTAKATGTKATGTKATTAKATGAKATAAGARKTATAAAKKTTAAKAAKSTATKKATATKKATPAKKSATAKSTAAKKTTAAASRSAAAKKAPAKKSPAKKAATKR; this is encoded by the coding sequence GTGAACAAGGCCGAGCTCATCGAGGCGCTCGCCGCTCGTCTGGGGGACCGGAAAACGGCGACGGCGGCGCTCGACGCGGTCCTCGCTGAGGTCCAGGCGGCGGTCACCAAGGGCGAGAAGGTGGCGATCACCGGATTCGGAGCGTTCGAGAAGCGTGTCCGGGGGCCGCGAACAGCGCGCAACCCGCGTACCGGCGAGGCGGTGAAGGTCAAGAAGACATCCGTCCCGACCTTCCGGCCGGGTGCCGGTTTCAAGGAGATGGTGGCCAGCGGCAAGGCGCCGAAGGCCACGGCGGCGGCGAAGAAGACCACGACCGCCGCCAAGGCCACCGCCGCCAAGGCCACCACGGCCAAGGCGACCGGCACCAAGGCCACCGGCACCAAGGCCACCACGGCCAAGGCGACCGGTGCCAAGGCGACGGCGGCCGGGGCTCGCAAGACCGCCACCGCGGCGGCCAAGAAGACGACCGCGGCGAAGGCGGCCAAGAGCACCGCCACCAAGAAGGCGACCGCCACCAAGAAGGCGACGCCGGCGAAGAAGAGCGCCACGGCCAAGTCCACCGCGGCGAAGAAGACCACGGCGGCGGCCAGCAGGAGCGCGGCGGCGAAGAAGGCGCCCGCGAAGAAGTCTCCGGCGAAGAAGGCAGCGACCAAGCGCTGA
- a CDS encoding NUDIX hydrolase — protein sequence MAALNEVRAAGGVVWRPTDGGTEVCLVHRPRYGDWTLPKGKLEPGEHPLRAAVREVAEESDVRAVPQVRLPAVRYVSEGRPKVVDYWSMRAVGTGGFQPDTEVDDVRWLDVDEAVRLVSYPHDAEVLGAFAALPAVTGTVLLLRHARAGKRATWSGPDTARPLDATGRAQARALAPLVALTGPVRLLSASVRRCVQTLDPAAALLDLPIEVAGDFDEPVGGQQPEERALAAAARLAEFATGGQPVAVCSQGKVIPGALAQLTGSAGSTGSTGSAGSTGEFTTPKAGGWLLAFTAGGLVATDRL from the coding sequence ATGGCTGCGCTGAACGAGGTACGCGCCGCCGGCGGCGTGGTGTGGCGGCCGACCGACGGCGGCACCGAGGTCTGTCTGGTGCACCGTCCCCGCTACGGCGACTGGACCCTGCCCAAGGGCAAGCTGGAGCCGGGTGAGCACCCGTTGCGGGCCGCGGTCCGCGAGGTGGCCGAGGAGAGCGACGTCCGGGCGGTGCCGCAGGTACGCCTGCCGGCGGTGCGCTATGTCAGCGAGGGCCGCCCGAAGGTGGTCGACTACTGGTCGATGCGGGCCGTCGGCACCGGTGGTTTCCAGCCGGACACCGAGGTCGACGACGTCCGCTGGCTCGACGTGGACGAGGCGGTACGCCTGGTCAGCTACCCGCACGACGCCGAGGTGCTCGGTGCCTTCGCGGCGCTGCCGGCGGTGACCGGCACGGTGCTGCTGCTCCGGCATGCCCGGGCCGGCAAGCGGGCCACCTGGTCGGGGCCGGACACCGCCCGACCGCTGGACGCCACCGGCCGGGCGCAGGCCCGCGCGCTGGCCCCCCTGGTGGCCCTTACCGGCCCGGTACGGTTGCTCTCCGCCTCGGTCCGCCGCTGCGTGCAGACCCTGGACCCGGCGGCCGCCCTGCTCGATCTGCCGATCGAGGTGGCCGGTGACTTCGACGAGCCCGTCGGCGGTCAGCAGCCGGAGGAGCGCGCCCTGGCCGCCGCCGCCCGGCTGGCCGAGTTCGCCACCGGCGGCCAACCGGTGGCGGTCTGCAGTCAGGGCAAGGTCATCCCGGGTGCCCTGGCCCAACTGACCGGCTCGGCCGGCTCGACCGGCTCGACCGGCTCGGCCGGCTCGACCGGCGAATTCACCACCCCGAAGGCCGGTGGCTGGCTGCTCGCCTTCACCGCCGGCGGCCTCGTTGCCACCGACCGCCTCTGA